Proteins encoded together in one Thermococcus gammatolerans EJ3 window:
- a CDS encoding ASCH domain-containing protein yields the protein MEHVIALHQVYAELIFRGLKTVEVRKRKAFDEGDLVFLYIARGNPYELRDTLRRLNLHEEQTLTQRGTIAGGFEVGEVIKADLETLWEMAKEASGLTLVHGENGKNWLANYIKDYGYVFTIERPFLFKEPMSREEMKERYGVHVEGVIHLSRKTRKPWVKALIEDLLARDYFYP from the coding sequence ATGGAGCACGTCATAGCGCTCCACCAGGTTTACGCCGAGCTGATATTCAGGGGCCTCAAAACGGTTGAGGTCAGGAAGAGGAAGGCCTTCGACGAAGGAGACTTGGTGTTCCTCTACATAGCGCGGGGAAACCCCTACGAGCTGAGGGACACGCTGAGGAGGCTCAACCTTCACGAGGAGCAGACGCTGACCCAGAGGGGAACCATAGCTGGAGGCTTCGAGGTCGGAGAGGTGATAAAGGCTGACCTCGAGACCCTCTGGGAGATGGCGAAGGAGGCGAGCGGTTTAACCCTTGTCCACGGTGAGAACGGGAAGAACTGGCTGGCCAACTACATCAAGGACTACGGCTACGTCTTCACCATCGAGAGGCCGTTCCTCTTCAAGGAACCGATGAGCAGGGAGGAGATGAAGGAGCGCTATGGAGTCCACGTCGAAGGGGTAATACACCTGTCAAGAAAGACGAGGAAACCCTGGGTCAAAGCTCTAATTGAAGATCTGCTGGCAAGGGATTACTTTTATCCCTAA
- a CDS encoding ZPR1 zinc finger domain-containing protein: MGEKKGEKVEVKPELGEVQVISLGDCPICGGKNTLKAIQHIHEIPYFGKVMESTIICERCGYRNADVMILEDRPPKLYTVRVEDERDLFTRVVRSKSGTIELEEIGVKVEPGPASEGFITNVEGVLERVRETLLMAREFRKQEGDEEAVKKADEILQYIEDVKEGKKPLTVKIADPLGNSALIGEKVRSRLLTEEEIRKLSLGPYQIVNPEELESSENGSEEALSEKASGDKEA, encoded by the coding sequence ATGGGCGAGAAGAAAGGCGAGAAGGTTGAGGTTAAGCCGGAGCTCGGCGAGGTTCAGGTCATAAGCCTCGGTGACTGCCCCATCTGCGGCGGCAAGAACACTCTTAAGGCCATCCAGCACATCCACGAGATTCCTTACTTCGGCAAGGTCATGGAGAGCACGATAATCTGCGAGCGCTGTGGTTACAGAAACGCGGACGTCATGATACTCGAGGACAGGCCGCCGAAGCTCTACACGGTGAGGGTCGAGGATGAGAGAGACCTGTTCACGCGCGTTGTGAGAAGCAAGAGCGGGACGATAGAGCTCGAGGAAATAGGTGTTAAAGTTGAGCCCGGGCCGGCATCTGAGGGTTTCATCACCAACGTTGAAGGTGTCCTTGAGCGCGTCCGCGAAACGCTCCTGATGGCGAGGGAGTTCAGGAAGCAGGAGGGTGACGAAGAAGCAGTAAAGAAGGCCGACGAAATACTCCAGTACATCGAGGACGTCAAGGAAGGAAAGAAACCGCTGACGGTAAAGATAGCAGACCCCCTCGGCAACAGCGCGCTCATAGGCGAGAAGGTCAGGAGCAGGCTTTTGACAGAGGAGGAAATCCGGAAGCTGAGCCTCGGGCCGTACCAGATAGTTAACCCGGAGGAGCTTGAGAGCTCTGAAAACGGATCAGAAGAAGCCCTTTCAGAGAAAGCAAGTGGGGACAAAGAGGCTTAG
- a CDS encoding cell division protein SepF produces the protein MGLFDSILKKEEKKPKKKPEAVKEAVTKKEEKPLPRDVEVVPLEEDVLAREIVKPHFKYVKKIVVTSYSDLERISEELQEGNLVLVDLTPLEIKPEILEKVVEQIKGMTAALGGQVVKVCKGEIRLLLTPEDVKIAK, from the coding sequence ATGGGCCTGTTCGATAGCATTCTCAAAAAGGAGGAGAAAAAACCCAAGAAGAAACCCGAGGCCGTCAAGGAGGCCGTAACGAAGAAGGAGGAGAAGCCCCTTCCGAGGGATGTCGAAGTTGTTCCACTGGAGGAGGACGTTCTCGCCAGGGAAATCGTGAAACCTCACTTTAAATACGTGAAGAAGATAGTAGTCACGAGCTACTCCGATCTTGAGAGGATTTCCGAGGAGCTTCAGGAGGGCAACCTCGTCCTCGTCGATCTGACTCCCCTCGAGATAAAACCTGAGATACTGGAGAAAGTCGTCGAGCAGATCAAGGGCATGACGGCTGCACTCGGCGGACAGGTTGTCAAGGTTTGTAAAGGTGAGATAAGGCTTCTCCTTACCCCTGAGGACGTTAAGATCGCCAAATGA
- the rrp42 gene encoding exosome complex protein Rrp42, whose amino-acid sequence MSDVEIMAGIMRDRILNLLKEGKRIDGRSFEEYRDIEIKTGFIEKAEGSAWVRLGGTRVLVGIKVDVGEPFPDLPDRGVMTTNVELVPLASPTFEPGPPDERAIELARVIDRGIRESQAVELEKLVIVPGKLVRVVFIDVHVLDHDGNLFDATGLAAMAALMTTKIPKVEYNEETGEIIKLDEYEPLPVKHVPIPVTFAKIGSSIIVDPNLDEETVMDSRLTITTDETGHISAVQKGEGGSFKLEEVMYAIDTALKKADELRKILLEAVGSAS is encoded by the coding sequence ATGAGTGACGTTGAGATCATGGCCGGGATAATGAGGGACAGGATACTCAACCTCCTCAAGGAAGGGAAGAGAATCGACGGCCGCTCCTTCGAGGAGTACAGAGACATCGAGATAAAGACCGGCTTCATTGAGAAGGCCGAGGGCTCCGCATGGGTCAGGCTCGGTGGCACGAGGGTTCTCGTCGGCATAAAGGTCGACGTTGGGGAGCCCTTCCCCGATCTCCCCGACAGGGGCGTCATGACGACCAACGTGGAGCTCGTTCCCCTTGCCTCGCCAACGTTTGAGCCAGGCCCGCCTGACGAGAGGGCAATAGAGCTGGCCCGCGTTATTGACAGGGGGATAAGGGAGAGCCAAGCCGTTGAGCTTGAGAAGCTCGTCATCGTGCCCGGAAAACTCGTCAGGGTCGTCTTCATAGACGTCCACGTACTAGATCACGATGGAAACCTCTTCGACGCAACTGGCTTGGCCGCGATGGCCGCCCTGATGACAACTAAAATACCCAAGGTTGAGTACAACGAGGAGACCGGGGAGATAATCAAGCTCGACGAATACGAGCCCCTGCCCGTGAAGCACGTCCCGATCCCCGTAACCTTTGCGAAGATCGGTTCGAGCATCATCGTCGATCCAAACCTCGACGAAGAGACGGTAATGGACAGCAGGCTAACCATAACCACCGACGAGACAGGTCACATCTCGGCCGTTCAGAAGGGTGAGGGGGGAAGCTTCAAGCTTGAGGAGGTCATGTACGCCATTGACACGGCACTGAAAAAGGCCGATGAACTCAGAAAGATCCTACTCGAGGCCGTTGGTTCAGCTTCCTGA
- the rrp41 gene encoding exosome complex exonuclease Rrp41, translated as MMGRPEGLKLIDENGRRIDGRRKYELRKIHMEVGVLKNADGSAYIEWGKNKILAAVYGPREIHPKHLQRPDTAVLRVRYNMAPFSVEERKKPGPDRRSVEISKVIRGALEPALILEMFPRTVVDVFIEVLQADAGTRVAGITAASLALADAGVPMRDLVAACAAGKIDGEIVLDLNKDEDNYGEADVPVAIMPLKNDITLLQMDGYLTKEEFIEAVKLAIKGAKAVYQKQREALKEKYLKIAQEVAGDE; from the coding sequence ATGATGGGTAGGCCAGAGGGTTTAAAGCTCATCGATGAGAACGGCAGGAGAATAGACGGAAGGAGGAAGTATGAGCTGAGGAAAATCCACATGGAAGTCGGTGTTCTGAAGAACGCAGACGGATCCGCGTATATCGAATGGGGTAAGAACAAGATACTCGCGGCCGTTTACGGTCCGAGGGAGATACACCCAAAACACCTTCAGAGGCCTGACACGGCAGTCCTGCGCGTCCGCTACAACATGGCCCCGTTCAGCGTGGAGGAGAGGAAAAAGCCCGGTCCCGACAGGAGGAGCGTTGAAATAAGCAAGGTCATAAGGGGCGCGCTTGAGCCTGCTTTGATCCTTGAAATGTTCCCGAGGACAGTCGTTGACGTCTTCATCGAGGTTCTCCAGGCCGACGCTGGAACGAGGGTTGCCGGAATAACCGCAGCATCGCTCGCTTTGGCCGATGCGGGAGTTCCGATGAGGGATCTCGTGGCAGCTTGTGCCGCTGGAAAGATCGATGGTGAGATAGTCCTCGACCTCAACAAGGACGAAGACAACTACGGTGAAGCCGACGTTCCCGTTGCCATAATGCCCCTCAAGAACGACATAACCCTCCTCCAGATGGATGGCTATCTCACCAAGGAGGAGTTCATAGAGGCAGTGAAACTCGCGATAAAGGGAGCGAAGGCAGTCTACCAGAAGCAGAGGGAAGCGCTCAAAGAGAAGTACCTCAAGATCGCCCAGGAGGTGGCTGGAGATGAGTGA
- the rrp4 gene encoding exosome complex RNA-binding protein Rrp4 — MRRIFVKPRELVVPGTLLAQGPFKNGRGTFREGNRIYSTVVGLVEIRGDLIRVIPLEGPYIPEVGDNVLGKIVDVRFSNWTVDIGAPYQANLRVQDAVEERIDLLKTDLRKIYDIGDIIYAKIKAYNEVNQIDLTTKGMPFKGGPLRGGQLVTITPSKVPRVIGKGGSMINMIKRLTGTRIIVGQNGWVWVSGKNDELEKLAVEAILKVDRESHTQGLTDRVKEFLLSRLRELKERGVIEEIPQLEENNEGEGK; from the coding sequence ATGAGGAGGATTTTTGTAAAACCAAGGGAGTTAGTGGTTCCCGGGACACTTTTGGCCCAGGGGCCCTTTAAGAACGGAAGAGGAACCTTCAGAGAAGGGAACAGGATATACTCGACTGTGGTAGGACTGGTCGAGATCAGGGGGGACCTTATACGGGTTATACCCCTTGAGGGACCATACATACCGGAGGTTGGGGACAACGTTCTTGGAAAGATCGTGGACGTCCGGTTCTCCAACTGGACTGTGGACATAGGCGCGCCGTATCAGGCGAACCTCCGCGTTCAGGATGCTGTGGAGGAGCGCATAGACCTTCTCAAAACAGACCTGAGGAAGATCTACGACATCGGCGATATAATCTACGCCAAGATAAAGGCCTACAACGAGGTCAACCAGATCGACCTGACTACCAAGGGAATGCCCTTCAAGGGCGGTCCCCTCAGGGGAGGCCAGCTCGTCACGATAACCCCCTCCAAGGTTCCGAGGGTCATCGGTAAGGGAGGTTCGATGATCAACATGATCAAGAGGCTGACCGGAACGAGGATCATAGTGGGTCAGAACGGATGGGTCTGGGTGAGCGGCAAGAACGATGAGCTTGAGAAGCTGGCGGTGGAAGCGATCCTCAAGGTTGATCGTGAAAGCCACACCCAGGGGCTCACAGACAGGGTTAAGGAGTTCCTCCTCTCCCGGCTCAGGGAGCTCAAGGAGAGGGGAGTGATCGAGGAGATACCCCAGCTTGAGGAGAATAACGAGGGTGAAGGAAAATGA
- a CDS encoding ribosome assembly factor SBDS: MPISVDKAVIARLKTHGETFEILVDPYLARDFKEGKDVPIEEILATPYVFKDAHKGDKASEHEMEKIFGTSDPYEVAKIILRKGEVQLTAEQRRQMLEDKKKYIATIIHRHAVDPRTGYPHPVDRILRAMEEAGVHVDLFKDAEAQVPQVIKAIRPLLPIKLEVKVIAVKIPSDYVGRAYGEVRKFGSIKREEWASDGSWMFLIEIPGGIEEEFYEKLNALTKGTAITKLVERKGL, encoded by the coding sequence ATGCCCATCAGTGTAGATAAAGCCGTTATCGCCCGTCTTAAAACTCACGGCGAGACCTTTGAAATACTCGTTGACCCTTACCTAGCCAGGGATTTCAAAGAGGGCAAGGATGTTCCCATAGAGGAGATCCTTGCAACGCCTTACGTTTTCAAAGATGCACACAAGGGTGACAAGGCGAGCGAGCACGAGATGGAGAAGATATTCGGGACGAGCGATCCCTACGAGGTCGCCAAGATAATCCTCAGAAAGGGAGAAGTTCAGCTGACGGCGGAGCAGAGGAGACAGATGCTCGAGGACAAGAAGAAGTACATAGCGACGATAATCCACAGACATGCCGTCGATCCGAGGACTGGATATCCCCACCCTGTCGATAGGATCCTCAGGGCGATGGAGGAGGCAGGGGTCCACGTGGATCTCTTCAAGGACGCCGAGGCACAGGTTCCACAGGTGATCAAGGCCATAAGGCCGCTTCTCCCAATAAAGCTTGAAGTCAAGGTCATAGCGGTGAAGATACCGAGCGACTATGTCGGTAGGGCCTACGGGGAGGTCAGAAAGTTCGGCAGCATAAAGAGGGAGGAGTGGGCCAGCGACGGCTCGTGGATGTTCCTGATCGAGATTCCCGGAGGAATAGAGGAGGAGTTTTATGAGAAACTCAACGCCCTTACCAAGGGCACCGCGATTACCAAACTTGTAGAGAGGAAGGGCCTATGA
- the psmA gene encoding archaeal proteasome endopeptidase complex subunit alpha gives MAFVPPQAGYDRAITVFSPDGRLFQVNYAREAVKRGATAVGVKWKGGVVLAVEKRITSRLIEPSSYEKIFQIDDHIAAAPSGIIADARVLVDRARLEAQIYRLTYGEPVPLTVLVKKICDLKQAHTQYGGVRPFGAALLMAGVNEKPELYETDPSGAYFEWKAVAIGSGRNTAMAIFEEHYSDDIDMEGAIKLAILALAKTLEEPSPESIEVAYITLDEKRWKKLDKEEVAKYLNEILEEIKEEEVEEREEDYSELDQNY, from the coding sequence GTGGCATTTGTACCGCCGCAGGCAGGTTACGACAGGGCTATAACAGTTTTCAGCCCGGATGGGAGGCTCTTTCAGGTCAACTACGCGAGGGAGGCAGTGAAGCGCGGAGCGACCGCAGTCGGGGTTAAGTGGAAGGGTGGCGTTGTCCTAGCCGTGGAGAAGAGGATAACAAGTCGGCTGATAGAACCCAGCAGTTACGAGAAGATCTTCCAGATAGATGACCACATAGCCGCGGCCCCAAGCGGTATAATAGCTGATGCGAGGGTTCTCGTGGATAGGGCAAGGCTGGAGGCTCAAATATACCGCCTGACATACGGCGAACCCGTCCCGCTCACCGTTCTGGTGAAGAAGATATGCGACCTCAAGCAGGCCCACACCCAGTACGGCGGTGTGAGGCCCTTCGGTGCAGCTCTGCTGATGGCGGGCGTTAACGAGAAGCCCGAGCTCTATGAAACAGACCCGAGCGGCGCCTACTTTGAGTGGAAGGCTGTCGCTATAGGAAGCGGCAGGAACACAGCGATGGCGATATTTGAAGAGCACTACAGCGACGATATCGATATGGAAGGAGCGATAAAGCTCGCCATACTGGCCCTTGCAAAGACCCTTGAGGAACCCAGCCCTGAGAGCATCGAGGTCGCCTACATAACCCTTGACGAGAAGCGCTGGAAAAAGCTTGATAAGGAAGAGGTTGCAAAGTACCTCAATGAGATCCTCGAGGAGATCAAGGAAGAGGAAGTCGAGGAGCGGGAAGAGGATTACTCCGAGCTTGACCAGAACTACTGA
- a CDS encoding HIT family protein, protein MRCPFCEPKKENVLYEGELIRILIDSYPASKGHLLVVPRRHVEKWEDLREEEKTALLKGMELAMKALRKALNPDAFNVGMNLGREAGQTVPHLHLHVIPRRKGDSKNPRGGVRKAVLDLEDENLNLKERWMRNRMSEEEKKKLREVFNSITP, encoded by the coding sequence ATGAGGTGCCCGTTCTGTGAGCCGAAGAAAGAGAACGTTCTCTACGAGGGCGAACTCATCAGGATCCTCATAGACTCCTATCCGGCAAGCAAAGGCCATCTTCTCGTCGTTCCGAGGAGGCACGTTGAGAAATGGGAGGATTTAAGAGAGGAGGAGAAAACTGCCCTCCTGAAGGGAATGGAGCTGGCCATGAAGGCCCTCCGCAAGGCACTAAATCCTGATGCCTTTAACGTTGGTATGAACCTCGGAAGGGAGGCGGGCCAAACAGTTCCGCACCTGCACCTCCACGTCATCCCACGCCGAAAGGGCGACAGTAAAAATCCGAGGGGCGGAGTCAGAAAGGCCGTTCTCGATCTGGAGGACGAGAACCTGAACCTTAAAGAGAGGTGGATGAGAAACAGGATGAGCGAGGAGGAAAAGAAAAAACTTCGAGAGGTATTTAATTCAATAACCCCATAA
- a CDS encoding indolepyruvate oxidoreductase subunit beta gives MEFNLIITGVGGQGGLTLSRIVGNAAMVEGYNVRIGETLGMSQRYGSVLSYLRFGEGVYSPLIEEGKANLMLALEPAEALRNARFLGKNSVAIVNAYPIHTATTLVGKERYPELDEIEKAIGRICPVHMMNFQREADKINPRTLGVLMLGYAYGKGLIPLKRESLLEGIRLTLREKLWEMNFRAFERGEELAKA, from the coding sequence ATGGAGTTCAACCTCATCATTACCGGAGTCGGCGGTCAGGGAGGTCTTACCCTTTCGAGGATAGTCGGAAACGCGGCCATGGTCGAGGGCTACAACGTTCGCATCGGCGAGACCCTCGGAATGAGCCAGCGCTACGGGAGCGTGCTCAGCTACCTCCGCTTCGGTGAGGGGGTCTATTCGCCCCTCATCGAAGAGGGCAAGGCCAACCTCATGCTCGCCCTTGAGCCTGCCGAGGCTTTAAGGAACGCGCGCTTTCTCGGAAAGAACAGCGTTGCCATAGTGAACGCCTATCCCATCCACACAGCGACGACCCTCGTCGGGAAGGAGCGCTACCCGGAGCTCGATGAAATCGAAAAGGCGATAGGGAGAATCTGCCCCGTCCACATGATGAACTTCCAGCGCGAGGCAGACAAGATAAACCCCAGAACTTTGGGCGTCCTGATGCTCGGCTACGCCTACGGGAAGGGCCTGATACCCCTTAAGCGCGAGAGCCTTCTTGAGGGAATAAGGCTGACCCTCCGCGAGAAGCTCTGGGAGATGAACTTCAGGGCCTTTGAGCGTGGGGAGGAACTTGCTAAGGCCTGA
- a CDS encoding class I SAM-dependent methyltransferase gives MTFEEYYSAFKAYSDIYSDEYRKRIENLEPLLMKFMKEKGKVLDLGCGAGGFSFLLEDLGFTVVGVDNSEYMLSLARGFAKEKGSKVEFIKADARELPFEDNTFDYVLFIDNLVHFEPLDLGKAFREMARVLKPGGKLILQFTDLRALLPVLMNGQVIGAEYWISKVLPDKDEKTVLIEFQSEEKSFRVRFNVWGKTAVELLAKLYFQKVGEEKINEHTYLQVYLPKK, from the coding sequence ATGACGTTTGAAGAGTACTACTCCGCATTCAAAGCCTACAGCGACATCTATTCCGACGAGTACAGGAAGAGAATTGAGAACCTTGAACCGCTCCTGATGAAGTTCATGAAGGAAAAGGGGAAAGTCCTCGACCTCGGCTGTGGCGCTGGAGGCTTCTCGTTCCTGCTTGAGGATTTGGGCTTTACCGTCGTTGGCGTTGACAACAGCGAGTACATGCTCTCCCTCGCGAGGGGTTTTGCCAAAGAGAAGGGCTCGAAGGTGGAGTTCATCAAAGCCGACGCCAGAGAGTTGCCCTTTGAAGATAACACCTTTGACTACGTTCTCTTCATCGACAATCTCGTTCACTTCGAACCCCTCGACCTCGGAAAAGCGTTCCGCGAGATGGCAAGGGTCCTGAAGCCCGGCGGAAAGCTAATCCTCCAGTTCACCGACCTGAGGGCGCTCCTCCCGGTTCTCATGAACGGGCAGGTAATCGGCGCTGAATACTGGATTAGCAAGGTTTTGCCGGACAAGGACGAGAAAACAGTCCTGATAGAGTTCCAGAGCGAGGAGAAGTCATTCAGGGTTCGCTTCAACGTCTGGGGAAAGACGGCAGTGGAACTACTCGCGAAGCTCTACTTCCAGAAGGTCGGGGAAGAAAAGATAAACGAACACACTTACCTCCAGGTCTACCTACCGAAAAAATGA